Genomic segment of Candidatus Jordarchaeales archaeon:
TGGGCCCACCTGCCCGCGGAAATAAACCTGTCATCCGCCTCCGGTGCCCCTGTGCTGCGGGGGGCGCCCTCATCATAGACTCGGACTACAACTTCACAGGAGACATCAGCAGACCGGTAGTTGTGGCGGTGGACAACATCGTTATAGACGGGAAGGGGTACGGGCTGATTGGCGGCGGTTCCGGCTGCGGATTCAACCTAACAGGAAGAACTAACGTAACCATAAGGAACGTGGTGGTCAAAGGCTGGAAGATAGGGTTCCTACTCGACAACAGCCACAACAACACGATAACAAACAACACCGTGAAAATAACGGTCACTGAAAGCACCGGGTTCGAACTCCTTAACTCAAACAACAACACCCTCACCGGCAACACTATAAGTGGAGAGAGCTGGGAGTGGTCTCCACCACTAGTAATTAGGGAGGGAGATGGTTGGGGTTTCCGCCTCAATAGTAGCCATGGTAATGTTTTGGCGCGAAATGTTGTCTCGTTTCTCCGTTATGATGGCTTTTACTTGTTTAATAGTTCGCATAACATGGTTTCGGGCAACACCATATAAAATATACTGCAGGGGCCGCCCTTTCGCTTGAGAGCTCAAGCCATAACGCCCTTACAGGCAACACCATCAAGTACTGTTACCAGACGATAAATCTTCGGTATAGTTCGGATAACGATGTCTCGGGCAACATCGTTATAAGTGTGTGGGGTTACGAGGAATTGGCCGGAAATAATACTGTTGTCATTACTGGCCCATTTATACTGGCTGCCATGCTGTATAATGCCTGCGTTTCACTCTGCCTCCACCAGCAGAGCGTGCTCCCAGCCTCAGCCCTAGTACTGGCGGCATCCCTGGCAGCGGCCGCCATAATAGCAGCCGCCTATAGGAGGATTACAGGGAGGGGAGGGATGATGCCTAGAGACGCCTCCGCTGTTGGAGCAGTGGGAGGAGCGATTGGAGCAATGGCAGCAGCAACTGGAATAGCGTGGACCACAACAACAAACACGCTACTAACAGAAACAAACACATACTTATTTTACTTCGAAAGGTTTTTGCTCGAGTCTCTTAACTCCCCCATCTTCCGTATTCCTTCCATTGAGTATGAGTATTACTCTTTGATTGTGCCTGTTTATCCTTCTTTCTGGTCGTTCTGTGTGCTTTCAGCTGTGCTGTTTGCGCTTCTCACTGCAGCCAGCATGCTCATCTGCGTCGGCTTTCACGGCTACAGGGCCGGTGAGCTCGTCGGATTAAAGAGAATAGCGTTCGCCATAGGGGGAGCAGCGCTAGGGGGACTACTCATATTAACGGGAGCACTAACAACAGGGTACATGTACGCCCGCGCGATAAGGGGGGAATACATGATCTTTACCGTGCCTGTACCTGCACCGAATCTCTCTCTTGCGTGGTTGGGCTTCGTCGTGTTAGGCCTATCCGCTATACTGCTTGGCTCGGTGAGCATTTCTACGCGTGAATGGACGACAAGGCCCTTTATGGCTGGTGCCGTAGGGGTCCTAAGCATCATAAGCGGAGTAGTCTTTCTGTTCAGCTACATTTGGCATCTCGTGCTGTTCATCAGCTTCGCGCTGATGCTGACGGCATCCATCCTTTGGATTATATCTTTCCTCTCATCAAAGAAAGCGTACTCCTAGAGGCGAGGCCGCTTAATGATGAGGGTGAAACTAGTCGGATTTTCAATCGACTGAACGCCTTAAAACCGCGAAGCAAAACTTGCCTGATGTGAGGGTTGTTGGGTTTCGCTTTTTCTTTTCGTGGAATTCTTGGTGGTTATTAATTTTCTGCGAAAGAGACGCGGTACTCATCTCAGGCAACTGACTTCTTCATTTCGATGGCATGGCTCGAGTGGGCAATGTTTCGGTGATCTCGGTCTTTCTTCCTCACGTTCCTGCCGTGATAATTCTTTGTGGAGTGAAATAAGGATCTGGATTTTCTCAGGGAATTTAATCATTAACGTTGCTTTTCTTTTTCGAGGATGTCGAAAAGTTTAACTTTGAGGAATCTTACAAATTCTCCTGCAGTTTTAATGGGGGTTCTTCTCTCTTTCTTGGAGGTCAAGTGGTTGATTGAGAAGAAGGTTGAGTATAAGCCTCTTAGTGTGAAGACTCTTCTAACTTCCATTAAGAACATTTCCGAGCTGACTGTTGACTTAGCTTACTCAGCTGTTCTTTTCAATGATGCTGAGCTCAGGGAGGAAGTGCTCGAGCTTGAAGAGTACGTAGACTACCTGATTTACCTCCTCTTCATGAGCGCCTCATTCGCCGTGAGAGACAGGGAGGACGCTGAGATGATGGCGGGAATAATGAAGCTTGCCATGGCTGCGAACAGGATTTCTGATGCCGCGGGGGACATCGCTTCGACCATTGTGCGAGGAGAGGGGCTAAAGATACTTACGCAAGCCTTCAGTAAGACCGAGGAGAGGGTGATGCGTCTCACGGTGAACAAGAACTCACCTCTCTGCAACAAGAAAATAGACAGCTTGAAGGGGCAGCTTGGAGTTGACGTGATAGCCATTAAGAGGAAGGGCAGACTTTTAATTAATCCAAAAGAGAACTCTAAGTTGATAGCTGACGACGTTGTAATAGTTCGCGGAACAGACAAGAGTGTTCAGGAGTTCAAGAAGATGGCTGAGGGAGGCTGCTGAAAGTGAAAAGTGACGAGGTAGTTGAAATTGAAAAGATGCTCGTTGAGATGAAGAACACATCGGAGTTCATGTTGGACCTAGCTTACTCGGCGTTCCTTTTCAACAACAAGGAGATAGCTGAAGAGGTCATGGAACTGGAGGAGCTCTTCGACAAGTTCCACGTGAACTTCGAGCTCAAAGTTCTGGGCGCAGACGACGAGGTAATAAACCCCGAAGCGAAGCTCGCACTGATACGCATAGGACTCGCAGCGGAAAACATAGCTGACGCCGCAGCAGAGATAGCTGATGCCGTGATAAGGGGAGTTGAACCCCACCCCATTCTAAAGATGGTCATAGAAGAGACAGACGAAACAATAGTGAAAACATGTGTCGGAGCCGAGTCAGAGCTCGAAGGGAAGACTATAGGGGAAGTGGCAATAGACGACAGGCTTGGGATGAAGATAATCGCCATAAAAAGAGGGGATGAGTGGATTTACTCCCCCCCAGACTCCCACGTCTTAAGGAGGGGTGACATCATAATAGCTAAGGGTTACAAGCAAGGGAAAGACTTACTTTTAGAGATGGCTAAAGGAAAAAAGTGCGAAGCCACCTGAACGGTGAACTCAAAAATCGCTATGCAGGCGGCTGGTGTGCCGGTGTGCTCGCTGCTCCCCCAGAAGCCCGGGAAGGCCTCCTCAACATGACCAACGGCTTGTCCGAAACGACTTCAAAGTCAAACTTTTTATACCAGTCGACTAGGTACTCGAAGGTTTCAACTATTATCGTATGGTCGGAGTGGTCGTCAACTATCCTGGCAAGCAAGACAGTGCCGATCCCCTTATGCCTGTGCTCCCTGCTCACGTTTATCACTTTTATCTCCACGTAACGGTCGTTTCGCACAACTCTCGCGTATGCTATAACGCCGACTCCATACTCGTCGTAAATCATGTACTCGTAAACTGATTCTTCAACGGCGCACTCAATGCTGTTCAACTTGTAACATCTCCTAGGAAGTGATGACTGAACAAACCTTAACTGAAATATAACTGTTGTGGCTAAACCGCACCCGAAAACCCAGCGCGGAGACACCATAAGTTTTAATAACTGTTTGTCTCCTCTAGATTCATGGTGCGGGGGTAACCAAGCCCGGTTATACCCATGCTGAACGCCGAAAGGTGCTGGCCTGCTAAATGAGGCGTGCGCCGTCTCTTGCTGAAAGCCAGTTCCCCGTTGGGGAGCGCGGGTTCAAAACCCCGTGAGGCTAAGCTCTGGGGTGGTAGTCCCGCCCCCCGCGCCAAAAATTGAAAACTGTTACGACTTCTACAGCTGACTACCTTACCCGTGTAAGGAAAAGGTTTTATTCCTTTAGTTTTTGAAAGATTGACGGTAGCGTTCTGTGTTCCTTCGGAGGATGATGCTTTGTCCACCGGTATATTAGAGGGAGTTCATCCAACGCGTATGGAGCTCTTAGCGCTGAAAAGAAGGATGACCCTAGCCGAAAAGGGGTATGACTTACTAAAAGAGAAGCGCGACGCCCTAGTCATGTACTTCTTCGACGTTCTTGAGGACGTTGGCCGGCTCAGGAGGGAGGTAAGCAAGGTGCTCAAGGAAGCCTTCGACGCGCTTGTAGTGGCGAAGATGGTCATGGGTCCACTTAAAATCGAGGAAGCCGCCATGAACGCTGAGTCGCTCTACGACGTCGACGTTTCTCTCCAGAACATCATGGGAGTCAAGGTCCCCTTGCTGAACGTTAAGGAGCGGGAGGCGAAGATGCCGCCATACGGCTTCACAGACACCTCAGCTGCTCTCGACGAGGCAGCTAAGAAGTTTAAGGAAGCTTTGAAGCTCATCATCCAGCTAGCAGAGGTTGAAACCGCTGTCAAGAAGCTTGCCAAGGAGATCGACAAGACGAAGAGGCGAGTCAACGCGCTGAAGTACATAATTATCCCAAGACTGGAAAACACCATCCGGTACATATCGCTCCACTTGGAGGAACGTGAGCGAGAAGACTTCTTCAGACTAAAGCGAGTTAAAACGCTGCTCGAAAGAAAAGAATTGAGAGCGGTTGAAGAGTCTCTCTCCCAGCCTTCTCTTTAACACTACTTTTTGAGTAGAAGTATTGCCCGTGCCAAGTCTCCCTCGGTCTCGATTAAAGCCTTCCTCGCCTCCTCAGGAGTGACGCCCGCCTGCTGCGCCACGAGCATCACGTCTGCTTCAGGTATCTCAACCTGCTTTTTTTCTGCTTCAAGCACTTTTTCCTCCACGACCCCCGAAACCTGGTAGACGCGTTGCCCCGCTACTCTCATCTCAACAACTTGCGGGTTATTCACAACGATCTCTTTGTCAGCGCATTTTATGACGACCTGGACAGCAGGCACCTCCTTTACTCCCATCTGCTTCATTATCTTTTTCAGCTGCTTGGAGCTGACCTTCTTCAAGGCTCAAACCTCCAACCTGCCTTCTTTCAGAAAAGACGGGTTCCCGGTTCGCGTCTTCACAGCGATACCCCTCGAGAAAGCCACCATTTCCTCCCCGTTTAGCACAGCCCTCCCAACGGCAACCAATCTGTCGTCTTCATCCACAACTATAACCTCGTCCCAGGGTCTTATCTCCGGGTCAGCTTCAACCACGTGCTTAGCAAAGACACTCCGCCCCTCAGCTACCGCCCTGGCAACCTCTCTCTTTATGACTGCCCTCAAACGTGGCCTCTGAGTGCTTTTTAAGAGAAGTTCAGCCCCCTTTAACCCCAGCGCTAACGTCCCTTCATCCGACCTAAAACTGGCGATGAGCACCCCTCCAAATCGAACCTCCTTGAACCTCCCGGTCCTAGAAGAAAATGAAACCTCAACGTCGTCGGGGAACAGTATTCTTCCAGCTCCGGGGAAAAACTGGTAGTCTGCTATAAGTCGCAGCTTACGCAAAACCCAGTAGTCGGCTTTCCTCAAAGAGCAGCCTCCAATAGCAGGCCTTGACCATCTTCAACTGTAAATCCTCGGCGGGCTCGCGCCTTTAGACCTTCTCATCACCTTTTCTATGGCTTTCTCAAAGTCGCTGAAGGTAACCTTCGTCCTGAAATCTCTTATAGCAAACATTCCCGCCTCGGTGCATATCGCCTTTATATCCGCTCCGCTGGCCCCCTCCGTCATCTCGGCGAGCGTGCGTAAGTTCACGTTCTGGTCGAGCTTCATACGCCTAGTGTGTATTCTGAAGATTTCCTCTCTTGCGTCGAGATCTGGGAGGGGGAAGTAGATTATCCTGTCAAAGCGTCCAGGCCTAAGAAGCGCTGGGTCAAGTATGTCGGGCCTGTTCGTAGCACCTATTATCTTCACATTCCCCAACGGGTCGAAGCCATCCATTATCGATAGAAGCTGCATTAACGTGCGTTGCACCTNNNNNNNNNNNNNNNNNNNNNNNNNNNNNNNNNNNNNNNNNNNNNNNNNNNNNNNNNNNNNNNNNNNNNNNNNNNNNNNNNNNNNNNNNNNNNNNNNCTCTCTATCCCCGCTAGTTCCAACGTCTATCCTCCTGCTGCCTATAGCGTCTATTTCGTCGCAGAAGACAATGCTCGGCGCTTTTCTCTTAGCCAGCTGGAAGACCTCTCTAACGATCCGCGCGCCTTCGCCTATGAACTTCTGGACCAGCTCTGAGCCAACTATCCTTATGAATGTGGCCTTGGTTTCGTGCGCCACCGCCCTAGCCAGCAATGTCTTCCCCGTCCCCGGGGGACCGCATAGGAGCACCCCCTTTGGCGGTTCTATCCCGACTTCCTCAAATAGGTGCGGGTGTGTTAGGGGGAGCTCTACGGTCTCCCTAACCTCTCTAATTTGCTCCTTCAACCCGCCTATGTCTGCATACGTCACCGGAGGCACTTCCTCTATTTCCATAGCCTTGACGAACGGGTCCTCGGGTGTGGGTAGAACTTCAACTATGGCGAACGTCTTTTGGCTTAGGGCGACGTGAGCCCCCGGAACAAGCTTCTCTCTTGGAATCTCGCTCGAAGCGTAAACCACAAAGTTCGGCCCGGTGGAGCTCCTAACTATTACTCTGCCGTCCTCAAGGGTCTCGAGCACTGTGGCCGAGATAAGCGGGGGCTGTTTAAGAGCCTCCAGCTCTCTTCTAAGCTGGATGACCTCCTGGTAGAGCCTCATCCTTTCAGCGTCTAGCTTGTAAAGTTTCCTTTCAATGTCCCGTGCGTACGCAATTATATCTTCATACTTTCCCTCATAGCTTCCTTCGTTTTCGGTGGAACCAGGCAAAGCTACGACCTCCCTAGATAATAGAGAAAGTTATCGGTAATTATACTTTCCGTTAAAACCCTGAGAGCTCACTTATCCAGCACGAAAACACTTCGGAATGTCACCTTATTAGTCTTATCTCTCAATCCCACCTCTAAGCTAGGAAGTTTAATATTGCATTCTCTCTAGAATCCTTACTGGGGATCGACTTGAACTGCGAAGTTTGCGGCCGCACTATACAGGGCTCACCCGTACAGGTGAACATAGAGGGCGCTGTCATGAACGTTTGCAGTGAGTGCGCCAGGTTTGGAACAACCCCTTCAACTTGGTCGCGCATTCCCAAGAAGGCGGTTAGGAGGGAGGTTCAAGTAGTAGAAGCCAGAAAGGAGCCGAAAAGGGCTGCGCCTCCCGCCACGCTCGTAGAAGAGGAGCTCATCGAGAACTACGGTGAAGTTATAAGGTGCGCTAGAGAGAGGCTTGGCCTCTCACAGGAAGATCTTGCGAAGCTCGTCAAAGAGAAGCTTTCGGTTATAAAGAGGGTTGAAGCTGGGAGGATGGAACCGCCTAAGCAGCTCGCCGAGAGACTTGAAAAAGTGCTGAAAATAAAGCTCTACACTTCGGAGTCAGTGGTAGCTCCTTCAAGGGCCGCGAAGAAGAAGGGGCTTACGCTTGGCGACGTCGTCCAATTGAAGGAATGAAAGTTCACCAGTCAAATAGGCAAATACTTTCTTCGAAGTAGAAGAATTTCTGGGAGGACTTTCAGTCTTGTCTGAGCCCAGAGTAGTCGTTTTGAGGTTGGGTCACAGGCCTGTGAGAGACGAGAGGGTTTCAACCCACCTGGCACTTGTGGCTAGGGCGTTCGGTGCTTCAGAGGTGATCTTCCCGGGTGAAAAGGACGCTGCTATCTGTAGAAAGGTTGAGGACGTAGTCGCCCGCTTCGGGGGGAACTTTAAGATTAGCTTTGGAGGGAACTGGCGGGATATAATGAGGGACTGGACGTCGAAAGGAGGATTAATAGTGCACTTAACTATGTATGGCGTCCCCCTCCCCGAGGTGATAGAAGAAATAAGGTCTCGTGGAAGGGACGTCATGGTGGTTGTAGGGGGCGCCAAGGTCCCGCGCGAGGTATACCAAATAGCCCACTACAACGTTTCAATCACCAATCAGCCTCACTCGGAAATTGCGGCCTTAGCAGTCTTCCTCCACTACTGGATGAAGGGCAGAGAGTTCTACTTAGAGTTTCCGAACGCCAAAATCAAAATCATTCCGTCCCCGTCGGGGAAGAAGGTGGTGCTAGTTAAGGACGGCGAGTCAGCTGTGCCCGAGGGTGTACTAGAAGAAGATGAGCCAGAAGAAGTTTAAGCGCCTAAAACTAGCCCCTTTTTAGCTTTCACTGGTTGGATTTTCAGTCTCTGGCTGCGCTGAGGAAATTATCTTTCTGACCTCTTCCGGTATGAATGCTCTCAGAGTGGCGTTCCTGAGGTAGTCCCCCACCTCCGCTATTATCCCAGGTGCGTCGGTGCCGTACTTGCAGACTATTGCATGCTCCATTAATCCCAGGCGCTCTATAGCCACTATGTCTCTCAGGTGCCCCGATTTGATTATCGCGCGCCTAACTTGCTGTCTAGTTGCGCCGCAGACGACGACGCGGTCAAACTTGCTTTTAACCCACTCGTTCAGCCTTTCAATTTCCCTTTCGCTCAGCTCGGCTTCTATCTTGTTCCTCGCAGGGTCTACCTTAACCACTTTGACTTCAACAGGAAGGTTTTCGACGAAGCAGAATGCTCTGGCGATCATTCTCAATGGAACCTTCCGATCCCCAACCAGTTGCTTCCTCAGCTTGTAGAGAGGTACTAAGGCGTCCTTCGGGGCTGGGTGCACAACCCCTATGTCCACGTAGAACCCGTAGCCGTAGTATAACGGGTTTACAACGTGACCCCTGTACACCCCTCCCTCCTTCAGCTCGCTTAAACTACGAGTGCACCCGTAGCGTTGAGCTAGAAAGTTTTTGGCGGCCTCCTCGTCCTCCCCTTCAAGCGTAACCACGAGTCTTCCCTTGTCATCTAGAGAAATCTCTTTAATCGCCACATTTAGCTCTGAGAAGTCTTTCTTCAGAAGCATGCGAGCGGATTTAAGCCCGTCCTCTACGTCCGCCCCGTACACTCTTTCAAGAAGCGTTATCTTGCACGTCATGGGTCAACAAGTTCCTCTATTTCTTTATGAAGCTTTTTAAGCCGCTCGATGGCTGGCGCGTTTTCTCCGAGCTCCCTCTTAAACCTCTCAAGGACATCCTCAATCGTGACGTAGTTTTTTCCAAAAGTGAGGTTGTCAGCGTGAGCAACTATCTTCTCTTCGAAAGTTAAAGGTAGGTAGTCTTTTGGGGGAAGGCCAAGCGCCTCCGCCTCATCTCTAGTTATACCCGCACCCACATGTCTCTCAACTATCAAAGCCAACTCCTCGG
This window contains:
- a CDS encoding PUA domain-containing protein, yielding MRKADYWVLRKLRLIADYQFFPGAGRILFPDDVEVSFSSRTGRFKEVRFGGVLIASFRSDEGTLALGLKGAELLLKSTQRPRLRAVIKREVARAVAEGRSVFAKHVVEADPEIRPWDEVIVVDEDDRLVAVGRAVLNGEEMVAFSRGIAVKTRTGNPSFLKEGRLEV
- a CDS encoding V-type ATP synthase subunit D gives rise to the protein MSTGILEGVHPTRMELLALKRRMTLAEKGYDLLKEKRDALVMYFFDVLEDVGRLRREVSKVLKEAFDALVVAKMVMGPLKIEEAAMNAESLYDVDVSLQNIMGVKVPLLNVKEREAKMPPYGFTDTSAALDEAAKKFKEALKLIIQLAEVETAVKKLAKEIDKTKRRVNALKYIIIPRLENTIRYISLHLEEREREDFFRLKRVKTLLERKELRAVEESLSQPSL
- a CDS encoding AAA family ATPase → MPGSTENEGSYEGKYEDIIAYARDIERKLYKLDAERMRLYQEVIQLRRELEALKQPPLISATVLETLEDGRVIVRSSTGPNFVVYASSEIPREKLVPGAHVALSQKTFAIVEVLPTPEDPFVKAMEIEEVPPVTYADIGGLKEQIREVRETVELPLTHPHLFEEVGIEPPKGVLLCGPPGTGKTLLARAVAHETKATFIRIVGSELVQKFIGEGARIVREVFQLAKRKAPSIVFCDEIDAIGSRRIDVGTSGDRE
- a CDS encoding NosD domain-containing protein is translated as MAVDNIVIDGKGYGLIGGGSGCGFNLTGRTNVTIRNVVVKGWKIGFLLDNSHNNTITNNTVKITVTESTGFELLNSNNNTLTGNTISGESWEWSPPLVIREGDGWGFRLNSSHGNVLARNVVSFLRYDGFYLFNSSHNMVSGNTI
- a CDS encoding TrkA C-terminal domain-containing protein; translation: MIEKKVEYKPLSVKTLLTSIKNISELTVDLAYSAVLFNDAELREEVLELEEYVDYLIYLLFMSASFAVRDREDAEMMAGIMKLAMAANRISDAAGDIASTIVRGEGLKILTQAFSKTEERVMRLTVNKNSPLCNKKIDSLKGQLGVDVIAIKRKGRLLINPKENSKLIADDVVIVRGTDKSVQEFKKMAEGGC
- a CDS encoding AAA family ATPase translates to VQRTLMQLLSIMDGFDPLGNVKIIGATNRPDILDPALLRPGRFDRIIYFPLPDLDAREEIFRIHTRRMKLDQNVNLRTLAEMTEGASGADIKAICTEAGMFAIRDFRTKVTFSDFEKAIEKVMRRSKGASPPRIYS
- a CDS encoding multiprotein bridging factor aMBF1; this translates as MNCEVCGRTIQGSPVQVNIEGAVMNVCSECARFGTTPSTWSRIPKKAVRREVQVVEARKEPKRAAPPATLVEEELIENYGEVIRCARERLGLSQEDLAKLVKEKLSVIKRVEAGRMEPPKQLAERLEKVLKIKLYTSESVVAPSRAAKKKGLTLGDVVQLKE
- a CDS encoding TIGR00295 family protein; translation: MPHGVPTREECLKILENVGTPRNVIEHCIAVSDYARQLAEKASKKGKNIDIQLVEAGGLLHDIGRSKTHNVSHGVVGAEIVRSLGLPEELALIVERHVGAGITRDEAEALGLPPKDYLPLTFEEKIVAHADNLTFGKNYVTIEDVLERFKRELGENAPAIERLKKLHKEIEELVDP
- a CDS encoding GNAT family N-acetyltransferase — translated: MNSIECAVEESVYEYMIYDEYGVGVIAYARVVRNDRYVEIKVINVSREHRHKGIGTVLLARIVDDHSDHTIIVETFEYLVDWYKKFDFEVVSDKPLVMLRRPSRASGGAASTPAHQPPA
- a CDS encoding nascent polypeptide-associated complex protein translates to MKKVSSKQLKKIMKQMGVKEVPAVQVVIKCADKEIVVNNPQVVEMRVAGQRVYQVSGVVEEKVLEAEKKQVEIPEADVMLVAQQAGVTPEEARKALIETEGDLARAILLLKK
- a CDS encoding tRNA (cytidine(56)-2'-O)-methyltransferase; translation: MSEPRVVVLRLGHRPVRDERVSTHLALVARAFGASEVIFPGEKDAAICRKVEDVVARFGGNFKISFGGNWRDIMRDWTSKGGLIVHLTMYGVPLPEVIEEIRSRGRDVMVVVGGAKVPREVYQIAHYNVSITNQPHSEIAALAVFLHYWMKGREFYLEFPNAKIKIIPSPSGKKVVLVKDGESAVPEGVLEEDEPEEV
- a CDS encoding DUF2110 family protein encodes the protein MTCKITLLERVYGADVEDGLKSARMLLKKDFSELNVAIKEISLDDKGRLVVTLEGEDEEAAKNFLAQRYGCTRSLSELKEGGVYRGHVVNPLYYGYGFYVDIGVVHPAPKDALVPLYKLRKQLVGDRKVPLRMIARAFCFVENLPVEVKVVKVDPARNKIEAELSEREIERLNEWVKSKFDRVVVCGATRQQVRRAIIKSGHLRDIVAIERLGLMEHAIVCKYGTDAPGIIAEVGDYLRNATLRAFIPEEVRKIISSAQPETENPTSES
- a CDS encoding PhoU domain-containing protein, with the translated sequence MKSDEVVEIEKMLVEMKNTSEFMLDLAYSAFLFNNKEIAEEVMELEELFDKFHVNFELKVLGADDEVINPEAKLALIRIGLAAENIADAAAEIADAVIRGVEPHPILKMVIEETDETIVKTCVGAESELEGKTIGEVAIDDRLGMKIIAIKRGDEWIYSPPDSHVLRRGDIIIAKGYKQGKDLLLEMAKGKKCEAT